AAAACAAAGAGATTAAGGGGAAGAAGAACACCTatatttttttacaaggtttggcagTCTGCCTACGTCCTTATATCAAGCAACCCGCTATAAGGATTTTCTTTACTCTCTctattcaataggtggagttcccTTTCTCTTTTCAATAGGTAGAGACACCACTCTCCATTCAAtgggtggagatccctctctagtAAGAACACCCCTTTTACTAGGAAATGATTCTATTCCCGAATCGTCAAGTTACAATAGAAGTAACAACATATTTTTGTACAATGGAAAAAACCTATTAGAAGAGCAAATTTGTATgatataaaatacaaatatacTCTCAAGAAGATGTAATGAATCTTAAGAGAAATCTAGGTTTTCTGGACTGAGAAATATGAAAAACGAAGATCAAAAACCAGAGTTTGATTTTCATCAGTGAAGAATGGCGCACAACAACTTAATCAATATGACTTTGTGCGATTGGGTTGATTGGAGTTACCCTACCACAATTAGGGTTGCCCTTAAATAGtagattttgaaatttgatcGTTTGCGCAAAATCTGGAAataatatattctgaaaatagTAAGAAATTGCACtatttaaaacttaaaacaaCAATACTTTAGTTGCCCAAACTTAtacctcagtcgaccgaagttaTTAAAAATAGGAATTTTGGACAAGCAGTAGGACTTATGCCATTGTGTGGGACCTACAAGCCattgtggggcccacatgggtcttgaggTGGATCTTGCATAAGTTTTTTTCcctatttatctttttttaaaaatatattaaataatatcttatttaggaaaatatttCCTAGAATGACTCTGACATAATCTCACTTCTTGGGAAAATGATGCGGCGTTGGACacatggcaaatctcgctagTTCATCCAACGAGATTTGCTTCGAAATTGTGATTTGCTCATCCATCCGTCGTTGGATGCGTGGCAAATCTTGctgcttggtccagcgagatttgtttcGTCCCTTCAATAGCCCTTTCTCCTTCACTTTTGTGCGCAAGCAGAGCGCAAGGGGCTACCTATGGCTACGTAGACGTTGTAGAGAGATGGAGAGGAGTAGGTTACCATTGCCGAGGGTAGAGTGCAGCAGAGGTTGGACATGTTGCAGGTGACCGTTGCTCGTCAAAGGGTCATCGTGAATGTTTAGGAGTGCCTATATATACAGAGAAGATGGGTTAAGTGGAAATGTTTACCATTTTCTCTCTATTGATaaaattgaaattcatatttttgattgAAGAGTTTGTTAGTTGGTTTGATCAAAGTGTTAGTGTGCCGCTCTCTTAATTTGCTGTATGTATGCTGAAATTCGTATGTTGTATGCTATAATTtacgtttattttatttattcttctatttttcttagtATAAAGAATATGAACCTAAAAATTTTTACGATACAGCAGTCAATATATTTGTGTACTGACAGGCTAGAAAATGAGTATCGACTTGCTGGTATACTGATTAAACATTTTTGTGGGGATTTGGCTTAGTTTATTTTGAATGTGTTCATAGAATTGTAATCTTAAGAATATTATACCAGAAAAATAGAATTActatctcatgaaaatatttttttgtttggcATGATTCATAAGATTGATGGAAATAAAAATTCATCATATTCAATATAATATCAATTTTCTAATGTAATGTTAATAAGGTTCATGAATGCTAAAGTTAGCAAATGcttttaaattgaaataataatgagattacTTTTATCCTTGTAATTTGAAAtgcatttataaaaattcttattataatatatttagcaataacacttaataataatcataataaataaaataagtcagTTAATATATTATGATTTTAATTATCACAACAACAATAGTGATATAATTAtaatgattaataatataaatttcatgataatataaaattaaaaaaaattaattgaaataactAATATTAAATAGTAAAATTAAAATATGATAAGCAATGATAATATTGTTAAtagtaatttaattaattaatagtacTATTGTTattgttaaataataataataataataataataataataataataataataataatagttggAATATTAAAAAGTAATAATAGTTTATATGACTTAAAAGAAATCACAGCATTAAACTTGACATTAAAAGACATCAAGAAAGTGATGTTGTCTCTTCTCTAaaaaggatgaaattttttatgTTGTTAAAGTTAAGGTTGAAGATGGTCGTGAAACTCATGAAAATGATGTTGTCTCTTCTCTAACATGAGCAATACTTAGAGCCTTCGTAGGAGAACCAGGCAAtgctttagaaaaaaaaatagtgcAGTATTAGTAAATTTAACTTGTCTAAAACTATCGAACTTTACATAGTACAAAGATGTGTTTCTTACAAAAGTCTTATGGAGATCTGACGGAAGAAgtggattttggaaagaaaaattcataggTGGATTACCAAAACTATTTGCTTGAAGAGGTCGCGAAAGAATAAAAGATACTTTAGGAACAAACcgtacaaatataacatatggtCAGATTTTTGTGATGAAGCAGCTCAATAAAGATTGAAATTGGCTTATTAATTGCTCTTTCTTATTGTTGGCTAGCTAAACAAACCCAAAATCCAGCCTACAATATGAACTAACTCAATTGAGTTCCTTAGGATTGCATGCTGATTGAcctgaatgccacctgcatggttgatgcagtggcTTGTGAATTGCATGCCGTATAAATTCATAAGATATCTGGCATGGTTTATGATTTGCAGGATGGGGAAATGTCCTATTTTtggacggcatgctgctgaattaTTGAtaagaatttttccaaaataatcaaagtgtaTGTGCCCGCATCCTTAACAAATGTTGCATGCTGAACTTTATTTTAAAGGATTACTGCATAATGAATTGAGTCGTGATTATAGTTTATTATCTAAACATAAATGAATAGATATCTTATGCGATGtgcttatatatacaattttgttTTTCGCAGATTTTTACCATATCCCGAGGGTCGATCTAAATGGACAAAAGCTCAAGCAGTGTTCCGGTAACAGTGTTGCTAtattgggggaggggggggggaacTTAACATGTTCGACCAACTTCTTTTAGTTGACTTAAATCCTTACTAAATTCAGATCAAGTGAAAGGGGAACTTAAGTTCCAAATTTTGGATTGGGTGTTCACTCATGAAATGGATTTAATTTCAACCCATGAGAAGTCAAGTAGTTACGATGAGATGATTTCAATGGATGCAATCTTTTCAGTGGGCTGTGAAGCAATGTCTAGGTCAAGAGTATTGTTGCTTTCTTTCGGTGTCTTCTGAGAAGTtattgtgaaaatttaaattaataaatgattcttcgctccaaaattttaatttattattataataacaaataaataaatggagaacACAAAGAATTGAAGTAATTCACGTTGTAATTGTagttaaaaagatttttgaaaatgatatactttgaattattaataaaaaaaaaatgaatgcacAGTAAATGTCGCTGTTTGGTCCAGCaggatttaaacaaatctcggtAGACCAAACAACGAGATTTAAATGGTAGTCCAAATAATTGAGTGACGCGTGGCAAGCAAATCTCGTTACTTGGTCTAGTGAGATTTTCCTATGAGATATGCTGGGCCTGACGCGTGTCAAATCTTACTGGTTGATTcagtgagatttgtttaaatcttatTGGACTAAGAAGAGAGATTACATTAGCGTCATTCTGTGAAATATTTTCCTACTCCGCATTAATTCTGCAAGTACCTAAGTAGTTTCGTACGTACCTTCCTTCCCATGCAACCCGACTTTGATTTCCTCATATTTGATGCATCAATTATGGCCGGAGTTCCtggttataaaaaaaatatacatatttagATTGTAAGCCGCCGCCCGCCACCCAAGCGTAGTTTCAACCTTCAAACGATCGCCTTCAGAACTATATTTAAAATCATAAGATATTTTATCCCGTGGGTGTGTTCCCCCTTCCCTTCATAGTTGTCACTGACCCCACCCACTAAACTTTCTATTTTTGTCCATTCCACCACACTCTCCGCAGTTTCAAAATTGGCGAAACTTTCTATTTTTGTCTATTCCGCCAAGTGctcaatataaataaaaattatatttgggaATTCGAATCCAAgagtcaaatttaaatttgagtaaaattataaaaaaaaatatttattttttgtacaaatacataaaaatcatattcataatttaaatttcaaactctaaatatatattattatttttaaatattttttaaaaataaataatatttttgaaccttatatatatatatatatcttatgatTGTGGAAGGTTTCAACCTTCAAACGATCGCCTTCAGAACTATATTTAAAATCATAAGATATTTTATCCCGGGGGTGTGTTCCCCCTTCCCTTCATAGTTATCACTGGCCCCACCCTCTAAACTTTCTATTTTCGTCCATTCCGCCACGCTCTCCGCAGTTTCAAAATTGGCGAAACTTTCTATTTTTGTCTATTCCGCCAAGTGCTCTATTATATAAACCCACGTACCCAACCCACAACCCTCCACAAACAACACACTTTCTCCATAGCTCGATCTAGCCACTAGCTATATAGAAACAATGGCAGAAATCGAATTGTTGCACGTAACCTTCCtcctttccttctttcttttcgTTTACAAATTCGTAATCTTGCCCAGACAGCGTAAGCCCAAAAATCTCCCACCCGGCCCTCGCGCACTTCCGGTGATCGGCCATCTCCACCTCCTCAGGGACCCCGTCTTCCGTGCCCTGGACGAGGTCTCTCAGCAATACGGCCCCGTTTTGTTCCTCCAACTCGGGAACCGGAAGGTCCTGGTGGTTTCCTCCCTCTCCATTGCCCAAGAATGTTTCACCAAAAACGACATCGTCTTCGCCAGCCGCCCTCACCTGCTTGCCGGCGAGCACCTCCAGTACAACTCCACGACCGTGCCTCTCGCCACATACGGCGACCACTGGCGCAGCCTCCGCCGCCTCATCACGGTGGAGATACTGTCGGCGTATCGCGTTGCCATGTTCTCCTGTATCCGGGAGGAGGAGGTGATGCTGCTGACGAAGCAGCTGTGGGATAGCTCCCCCGGCGCCGGGTGGACGAAGGTGGATGTGAAGACGAAGCTGACGGAGCTGGCGTTCAACGGCATCCTGGCGACCATCACCGGGAAGCGGTACTTCGGGAGGGACGTGGCGGACATAGAGGAGGCGAGGGAGTTCCAGAGGATCTTCAAGGAGTACACGGTGCTACATGGGAATTCCATGCTGGGGGACTACTTGCCGATCATGCGGTGGTTCGATTTTAAAGGGGTGGAGAAGGGGATGAAGAGGGCGATGAAGAAGATGGATGCGTTTTTCGTGTCTCTTATTGAGGAGCAGAGGAGAGTGAGGGGCAAGTCAGGGGCATCCTCGAATGATGATGCTGCGGGAGGCCAcgggatgaagaagaagaggacttTGATTGATGAGATGCTGCAGTTGCAAGAGGTTGAACCAGAGCTGTACACCGACCAAATCATCAAGGGTATTGTACTGGTAAGTATGTGCAGGACTGCTCgtcttaattaattttataatttgtatatatatatatatatatatagatatatataatatCTTCCCAATATGGGCCATAAgcaaatgatttaattagggtccttaatattttatttaatttttatttttatttaaaattaatttttctaagtaCATCAAGTAATTTTAGCTGCACTGTGCACTCTACCCACCAAACACGTGAATTCCATGAAACTAAGAGAATGGTAAACGCATGCATGAGGATATAGTAATGAATTGAGAAATGAACGGTTAAATTAAATCTCAGcggcaggagagagagagaggccatgCGCGGGTCTATaatcttatatatacatataggcaCATAAACTTTATTGTGTGTAGGGATAGTAACTATAAATaatgttaaaattattatattaaaaaaaaatttcagggcCTCAAAATTTTTTGGGTCCTACACAAACGCCTCAATGGTCTTAATGAGAGCCGGCCCTGTTAAAACTATTTTACATAACTTAACTTATATTAATTATGTCTTGCATGTGTGTCAAGTAATTAGTCTTCCTTATTAATATataaatcattattttttttgtcattatttttcattaaaccttTTAACAGGTATGTAACAGATAAAATGAAAAGTAAATCAAGAAAAGAACTAACTTAGAAGAaagtaaatattattatttaaaatgtcaaaataaatctaattaAGTTAAGTAAGATGTGTGTaatcttaataaaaaataatatggaaactataaaatatgaaaaattgaaaACAGTTTTTATATATTAACCAAtattccattttttaaaaaatgaactgtttGATTGGCTTAAAATGATTAAATAAATATGCACATAATTCAGAGACGCAAACAAGTTTTGATGGCCGCCTAATAAAATTTACTGGAAGGGAGAAGAACCTTTGcccttattttaattttattcctttttttagGGGTCCTTGGTGATTAAACAAAGAAAAAGATTTTTGACCGCAGGGGAATTTAATCTTGACTCATACTTGACCATGGCTCTTTTTGATGGTCTAAAATATTGCGACGGTTCACGAACTAGAAATCTATTCATCAAAGTCACTTTCATTTACAAAATCCTGTTCATGCATCGCAGACAATGCTCACGGCAGCAACTGAAACTTCGTCCACAAGCATGGAATGGGCGATGGGACTCCTTCTCAACCACCCAGAAGCCATACAGAAGGCCAGAGCCGAAATAGAAACTCACGTCGGGCTAGACCGAGTGGTGGAAGAGCAAGACCTGCCCAAGCTGGCCTACCTCCAGAACATAATCAACGAGACCATCCGGCTGTACCCGGCGCTACCCCTTGCGCTGCCTCACGAAGCGTCCGCCGACTGCACCGTGGCCGGCTACGACGTGCCACGCGGGACCATGCTGCTGACCAACTTATGGGCAATTCACAGGGACCCAAAGCTGTGGGATCGCCCGAGGGAGTTCGTGCCGGAGCGGTTTGAGGGGAAGGAAGGCGAGCGGCGCGCGAACCTGATGATTCCGTTCAGCGCCGGAAGGCGGATTTGCCCAGGGGCGAGCTTGGCAAGGAAGGTGATGGGGCTGA
The sequence above is a segment of the Malania oleifera isolate guangnan ecotype guangnan chromosome 8, ASM2987363v1, whole genome shotgun sequence genome. Coding sequences within it:
- the LOC131161768 gene encoding cytochrome P450 81Q32-like; protein product: MAEIELLHVTFLLSFFLFVYKFVILPRQRKPKNLPPGPRALPVIGHLHLLRDPVFRALDEVSQQYGPVLFLQLGNRKVLVVSSLSIAQECFTKNDIVFASRPHLLAGEHLQYNSTTVPLATYGDHWRSLRRLITVEILSAYRVAMFSCIREEEVMLLTKQLWDSSPGAGWTKVDVKTKLTELAFNGILATITGKRYFGRDVADIEEAREFQRIFKEYTVLHGNSMLGDYLPIMRWFDFKGVEKGMKRAMKKMDAFFVSLIEEQRRVRGKSGASSNDDAAGGHGMKKKRTLIDEMLQLQEVEPELYTDQIIKGIVLTMLTAATETSSTSMEWAMGLLLNHPEAIQKARAEIETHVGLDRVVEEQDLPKLAYLQNIINETIRLYPALPLALPHEASADCTVAGYDVPRGTMLLTNLWAIHRDPKLWDRPREFVPERFEGKEGERRANLMIPFSAGRRICPGASLARKVMGLTLAVFIQCFDWKRVGPEKVDLTEGSGITMPMARPLEAMYKPRSATEKLLHV